Genomic DNA from Telopea speciosissima isolate NSW1024214 ecotype Mountain lineage chromosome 2, Tspe_v1, whole genome shotgun sequence:
AGAGCACATTGCTCTGATTCTTTCCCTGGCATTGAAAAGGAGAGTTACAAAAGGAACAGACTACCGGAAGAGGCGAAATGGATACCTAATTTTCTACGCCTGGAGTTACCCGGGTCATCAACGACTGTTTTGGCCAATTTTTCTGCCACAGGTGCTGCATCTAACAAAGCCTTGATCTGACAAATTGCATTCATTTGGACAATCAGTTTTTGCATTGATTGTATATTATTTGATCTCATCACTGTGTTAAAGTACTGTAAAAAGATGAACAGACATTGTATACATTGTCATTGATCAAAATCTggaggttgattttttttttttcccactggGCCATAAATTTTGTAGTCAATGTACCATTTAGATTCCAATTCCTTCTAATAGTTAAGGCTATCTTGAAAAATTAGTACATGTTCCCTCTTTGTCCTTGAGTTTGCAAGTCACTACCAAGCTACTAACTGATATTTTGTTGTGACATTATCTCATAAAACCTCCCATTGCATCTTCACAAATTTATTCGACTGCCGAAGCTGGTAATTCTGTTGATAACATGTAATAAATTGGTATATTTGCAAGTGTGCATTCTTAGAGAGCTGGTATCTCTGTTAATGGAGAACTTTCACCACTACATGGGGTAGCATTTAACCAAAAGTCAAAAAGTCAAACCTAATCTATATGAATGGTGAAAATTGTTCTTTTAAAAATTGGcttcatttaaaatttgttcTTTTACAATTTTACCATTGGTCCGTATCGTTCCACTGATACATGATGTCAGGTACTGGTTATCGTGTGGTTGGAAAGAAATATCCGCAGGGATACAACAATGTATTGGAATCGATACCGACCTGATACGAACTCCACATAAGGAGATTATCCTATATTTCTTGAGGAATAGATTGGAAGATTATAAATTAAGTAGCCTTATACATTATTTCTTAAGGAATAGATTTGAATCAACACTGGGTAATTTGCTTCTCAGCTGAAAAAGAGGGTGGGGTCTGAAGTCTGATGACGCCCTCATCTTCATTGATTAATATGTACGTGCTTTAAAGAAAGTAAAATCTCAAGCCACCATGACAATAGCAGTGTTGTACTGCTCCTTTGCAAGAAACATGCAAAGAATCCAAGGATACTGTCTTTGACTTCACTGCCAAAATGAGTGAAGGGTTTGTGGCTTACACCCCACAAGTGACAAGCCCCCTATTacaacccttttgatttttgagaGTCCCACTCCCTCAAATTATTGTACTCTATTGTTTCCTTGTGAAGCTGAACAGTACTAGGGTTTAAAGAATCGGAATCAGATGAGTTGAATCGATCGTTTTGGACCTGAATTGGCCGAACCCGATTTTAGTTCCAGTTGATCCAGAGCGATTAATATATGCtgggtttctagggttttggccaATTTCGATTAAATTGGAATCTAGAATCTGTTGGATCGATCCAAATTTCGAATCCAAGTTTAATAATTCCTCAAATTATTGAACATTCCTTTTTACCTTTTGAGGTTGGTTAGTAATCAGGGTTTGAAGAATcgaaatcaaatcaatcaatTTAGATTGAAATCGGCTGAACCCGATCTCGATTCCAGCTGATTCAATGCAACGGATTTATGCTAGGTATTTTTCGACCATTCCGATCGATTGGTTAAATTGGAATCAAAATCAACTGGGATCGATCCGAATCCTGATTACAAGTTTAATAACCTTCACAGCAATTTGTCCAAAAGAGGCGGGACTGGAATTGTACTGTCAATGCAATAGCTGTTCACGTTTGGCCTTCCTTTTGGCCCATCCATCAAAAGTTCTCTAGATCTTGGCCAGACTTTGGACCATAAGAATCTTAtttatgctctctctctctctctctctcttggggaAAGGGGAGGACTTTGGACCTTCTCTCTACCCCCCCTAATGTAAGTTGTGCAATAGAAAAATAATCTATAGAATGGACAATAGTATGGTGATAATGGGTTATCATGAAGCTTCCACTTTGTGTTGCCATTTTGTATTTTGGGACCAAtggatctgattttttttttacttattttaacTAGGTAGATTCCTTAATGGATTGTCATTTAAAAACTCATAAAAAATCTCAGTAGTCTATAAGACGACAACAATTCCATTAGGATTTGTGTGAGACTCTTGTGATGGCCTAGTGACAGAAAAACGCACTCACACTCCCCAACCTGGTGTCTTAGATTTTTCTTCAAACATTTCTACTAACCATCCACAGTCCTTAAAGAAACTAAATCAATATGAATTATGAACCCTCCATTCTCACCGATGCACCAAAAGTTTCAGAGCTAACaagaaatattaaaatattaaatcaaTCCCTTAACCTATTTCATATTAGGTTGATCTAAACTAGCATCTATACATTAAATTGAACCTCAATTATAACAAGTCATCATGTTTCCATAGCAGTTATTTTAGGTAACTCTCATTCTAGACAGTTCTCACTTGGTTGGTAGGTAGTTTTTTTCAAAcgattttattttgttccagGGCTTTTGTTTGACGGTAGGTAACTCTTTTTTAGACGACTTTCACTTTATTTCAAGTAGCTTTTTCTCCTATATAGTCTTTTTTATGATTTGAACCTGTGACGTGATGTCAggttctgataccaaatattaGATACTTGATCATAcgtaaaaaaaatttaaattgatGAAACATATTAAATCAAActctttaacctatctcatgcGAGACTACTGAAAATAACTCTCATGCAGTAAATTGAACTCATTAGGTAAATAATAAAAACCACCTTTAATACCAGATGGACCCATCTTaattaccaaaccaaaaaaaaaagaaataccaGATGACCTATCCTCAGATGAAAGTTTCCCAATTGCTGAATGGTGGGCCATGTCTGtgggggtttggtattttactTTTGCTTTACCTTTATTGGATACTTGGTTGTATATTCAAAAGTTTTTACACTACCGCTGACTGAGAAATGTGGTGGGCTGGGGCCCTGCATTTTGCAGAGTCTGCCATGGTCATGGACATGGTctcatggagagagagagagacaactTTGTAGAAGGTCTAGTACCACTCAACATGTGAATcgaatattttttgttttgaatacAGACACTATTTCACCACTGACAATCTGACAACCTCGAGATTAGAGGCAACTTTGTCATCAtcacacacccaaaaacccttaCAGCCTCCCTCTTTCTCTGCTCACTCCATTGCTCCAATGGAATGGAAGTGATCCCCCCATTAACCCCTTTTTCCCTGCAAATATCACCTCATTCAACTTGGACTTTATCTTCTTTTACTCAAGTTTTTAATCTTTTCTCACTCCCAAGAACTCCATTATAGACCCAccttccctctttttctctttataaACAAACTCCTCCACACCCATTTGGTACACTTGAGAAGAGTCAGATATCAAAGCAAGACAAAACTCTCCCTATCTCTAACTCTGCAAGTCTCAGCACATAATTACAATGAGGGAGAACCTGAGCCCTCTCCTTGCTCTGTTCTGTGTTACTGCCTTCTTTGCCTACATTTCAGGTACTCTTCTCTAACCTCTCTAAACACATTAACACAAACACATACATTTTATCTCCAAATGTTGGTAATGGAAGTGTTTGTTTGCTCTGTTTTAATATGCAGTGGAGGTCTCAGCAACCACAATAGCACTCTACAACAAATGTACACACCCAGTATGGCCAGGAATCCAACCCGGTGCAGGGAAACCCATTCTTGCAAGAGGTGGGTTTAAGCTAAATCCCAAACAAGCCTACTCCCTCCGAGTCCCTGCAGGTTGGTCAGGCCGCATTTGGGGTCGCCATGAATGTTCCTTCGACGCCTCCGGCAGAGGTAGCTGTGCCACCGGCGACTGTGGTGGTTCTCTCTACTGCAATGGCCTAGGAGGAGTACCCCCTGCAACCCTTGCAGAGATAACACTCGGAGAACAGGATTTCTATGATGTAAGCCTTGTTGATGGCTATAACCTTGCCGTCTCCATCACCCCATTTAGGGGAAAAGGGAAATGTAGCCGTGCGGGTTGTATTAGTGACCTTAACGCAATGTGCCCAGTTGGGTTGCAGGTGAAATCTCATGACAACAAGGTTGTGGCTTGCAAGAGTGCTTGTTTTGCTTTCAACTCTCCCAGGTATTGCTGCACTGGAAGCTTTGGAAACCCACAGACATGCAAGCCCACGGCGTATTCTAAGATCTTCAAAGCTGCTTGTCCTAGAGCTTATTCGTATGCTTATGATGATCCCACCAGCATTTCCACTTGCAGTGGTGGAAACTACTTGGTTACCTTCTGCCCTCACCATTAGAGGTTCCAAGTTCCAGCCTTTCTTtttagagaaaggaaagaa
This window encodes:
- the LOC122650361 gene encoding thaumatin-like protein isoform X1 — encoded protein: MRENLSPLLALFCVTAFFAYISVEVSATTIALYNKCTHPVWPGIQPGAGKPILARGGFKLNPKQAYSLRVPAGWSGRIWGRHECSFDASGRGSCATGDCGGSLYCNGLGGVPPATLAEITLGEQDFYDVSLVDGYNLAVSITPFRGKGKCSRAGCISDLNAMCPVGLQVKSHDNKVVACKSACFAFNSPRYCCTGSFGNPQTCKPTAYSKIFKAACPRAYSYAYDDPTSISTCSGGNYLVTFCPHH
- the LOC122650361 gene encoding thaumatin-like protein isoform X2, translated to MRENLSPLLALFCVTAFFAYISEVSATTIALYNKCTHPVWPGIQPGAGKPILARGGFKLNPKQAYSLRVPAGWSGRIWGRHECSFDASGRGSCATGDCGGSLYCNGLGGVPPATLAEITLGEQDFYDVSLVDGYNLAVSITPFRGKGKCSRAGCISDLNAMCPVGLQVKSHDNKVVACKSACFAFNSPRYCCTGSFGNPQTCKPTAYSKIFKAACPRAYSYAYDDPTSISTCSGGNYLVTFCPHH